The following DNA comes from Notolabrus celidotus isolate fNotCel1 chromosome 12, fNotCel1.pri, whole genome shotgun sequence.
taaTAGTAACAGCCTCGTCAATTTTCAGGTTGTTTTTGAAACGTCTTATAGTGACATCACTCCATtcagctgtctgttcctcttcttgatcgtctcccgcctctttgtttatcctttttgtttgtggtggcgtcacgccgggaatgtgtcgccacatcttcctcagAAGAACGTTCTTCCCGCCGttcttcttcaagcaaagggaatgaacagaactccagtagctgacgtcacgccgctcccgacgtaccaaatcacaacacaatacaGGCAGAAATGGgggaaagtatgaaaacaaaacctcacatgcaatacaaaatgttCCATCAGCCACtggcaggtgtgtgtttttgttttacacgccaaactaaTTTTTTACTCGCCATTGGTGCTtggcgggtgttaattttacgccctgctcATACCTCTGTTCGACCAacatgaaccgggttgtatttccgggctggtgctctcgctggttcggagctggttgaactcgagAACCAACATGGCACCCATTGTTTGTCCGCCCACTCAAGtccgtggaagaggcacatcatgacgtcaggtttacgtgaccgcttttcccagcagcgctagcacgaactttccctcacaagaacaacgatggcggacaacggcagcttgtctcctcggctgactgctgctttgccttggaatccattagtctcttttattttttggctgcaggacaatggaggacaCACGTTTGGTTTGAGTTTTTGATCAATgcaaaccccgcccctcgcccctgacgtaaacggttcgcggttctagaccagcaaagagctggagccgctctggaaccagtttttCCAACCTGGAGCCAGTTCACTCAGTGGAAACACGAAAACTGGTTCccaattgagcaccggctccaaACTGGCCCTGAAGCTGCCTCGGTCAAAAAGGGGTAAGTGGTCCATTTTGGTCCCAGCTGACTTTTTTCAAGGGACTTCAACCCTCAATGATCTAGACAGCTGCCGgtggctacttgttcttaaatgtttgataacttttgaactgctaatcctatcaacaagctttaaaaatgaatctacagtggacattctcagctttccattgataccacgtGTCTCATTCAgcacattcaaaataaattcaggagagtctggcaaCCCCAAAGATGGTCTTTGCCTTTAAGCAGAAGGAAAAGTGGCACCACACCCCTTGTTTACTTGTTGGCATGTCATTATAATGTAATTTATATAGTTAATAAAGACACCAGAAAAAAATGCTGTTCAAAACCCACATTTATTGAATAAACTTCCTCTATTCCTGTGCTTTTGGAGACATGCCGACCTCATTGCGTCTTCTTTTACTCTGATTTTCCTCATTTATCCAACGCTCAAATTTGAGGTTACTCTCCAGGGAAAACTGGCAGCGTGATGTCTGCAGAAGGACAAAAGCCTCACATAGCATGCCATAGGTGATGTATTTTAGTTGCTTTCATGAATCCCCAAGAGAAACTGTAtcatggagaggacaggaaagggtacTGGCAGCTGGTAGGAAGTCCCAGTAAGCTGAAAAAGTCCCAGTGCACCAAAGGGGTTAAATTTAGAAGTGGTGGTCCCTGTGAACTGGCGCGTAACGGCCCACTTAAAGCACTGGTTTAAAGCATGTAATGGGAACATTCCTATATACATTATGCTACGCTCTCAATCCATCTACACTGCCGCAGGATTATCTAAAGTAAGCAACACTCATAATCGAGTGCATGTTTCAGATGCAGCTTCAAATGTCAAAGAACCAGAAAGCTGAGAGTCAGAATTTATTTGTTCCGTTTAATTATTGCAGGTATCAAAAGCTCTGTAGTCTCACATGTTAAAGTCTTACAGCCAATGCTGAATTAGCAGTCTTTGACatgatcccctgtgggtaagCAGAAATAGCATCAGGAGGGTCAAGAGGGCAATTGTTTTTAGCCTTGTATTGGCAATTGAAGTCATAAAAGCAGAGCACACTCGTACAGTAATGGGTGAACAAGCACCTGATGTGTTTCAGCGATGCAGAAACTTTAATAAATGTGGCAAACCCAAACTGCCCTCGTGTGTAAACCCAAACTATGTGAACTTAAAGAGTATTTAACAAGAGCATGCTACATAGAAAACTCCTCCTGCGCTCGCCGAGCGGTCATCTCCTTTTACAGTCTGAAAGTTGTTGGAAACAAACGCACACGAACCGTGAGACAGGCCCGCCGACAATCTTCTTACATCCTTCTATTCCAGGATCGTGACATATTCATTAGTTAGATAACACAGCAAAGTGGGTGCTGAGATGAAACTTTCCACTCTAAATTTAGAAGAGAACAAACCAGTTCTGATCTCCCGTCCAAAGGGGCTCTCTGAGTCCTTAAGAGTCCCAGTACGGCTCCAGAGAGCAGACGGCTCACAGTCAGTAAGAATACTCCATTCTTCTCATCACTGGCTTTAAATCAGCTTCATGGTGAACCGGCCACCGTCGCCTCCGTCCCCTCCTCCGCCCATGGAAGACCGGGGAACAAAGTCAATAGTTGCCGTGTGCTTGATCTGTCCTTTGCTCTGGCTCCAGAAGAACATGAAGACAAAACATATGGCCACGGAGCTGAGGAAGGACAGGAAGCCCATGGTGGTGGCGATGATGAGGGTCTTTGCGTCAAAGGGGTACGGCTTGGCCATTTGGGCTGAGGAGTTGGCTGCTTGGGGGTTCGAAGGCTCGGCCCAGGCCTCTTCTGCGAGGAAGGGGATGGTTCTGTTCCGAGGGAGCCCCTTCACGTACAGACCGACAGTCAGGCTCTCATTGCCCGCTGCGTTCCCCGCCAGGCACTGATACGTGCCGCTGTCCTGAACCTGAGCAAAACGCACTTCCAGGGTGCCGTTTTGCAAAACTCTGATCCGCCCCGTTTGAGAAACCACGTTTCTGTGTGAGGAAATCCAGGTGATATCTGGAGCTGGATCCCCCTCAGCTTTACAGGAAAAGAGAACCGTAGTGCCCTCCTCCACTCTTGCCTCCTGAGGCCTGCGGTCCATGATGCGAGCGGGCCGACAGGTGAACAGCCTCGGGAGCTCCTTCTCTGAGAAGTCTCTGAATTCACGCTGTCTCACCGTGTCGGGCGACGAACACGTGGGCTGATGTCCATCAAAGTTCAAACGCAATCTGCGGCGGACAACCCAAAGGAGGCGGCAGTCACATGCTAGGGGGTTCCCATCCAACCGCAACACCTGAAGGTTCCCCACAGAGTGAAACACACTCTCCTCCAAAGTAGCGAGCTGATTGGATGTCACATTAAGCATGCGGAAGTACGCCAGCCCCCTAAAGGCCCCTGGCTCTATCCGCAGCAGGCTCCCCCCTGCGAGGTGTAACTCCTGGAGCCTCAGGAGGTCTCCCAGGAGGTTACCTTGGACAATAGTGATGGGGTTGTAGGACAGGTCCAGGTAGCGCAGGTACACTAAGTGACGAAGTGCTGCGTAAGGGATCACACTGAGATTGCAGCTGCTGATGACAAGGGAGGTcaggtttagaccaatcaggcTGTTGCTAGCTACAGTGTCCAACGCTGGCCAGTTTGCGATCACAAGGCTACGCAGGCGGTGGAGTCGTCTGAAAGCGTTGTTGGACAGCGATGTGATCGTGAGGCGCAGCATGCGGAGACGCACCAGACTCTGAAGCTGGGAAAATGCTTCAGTGGGAACCGAGGTCAGGTTGCTGCGGTCTATGTTGAGCTCCTGCAGGCTCTGCAGACCAAAGAAAGCCCGCTGGGAGATAAATACCAAGTCATTCTCCTCGGCTTCCAGCGTTTGCAGGTTCCCCATCTCCCTGAAGGTGTAGTCCAGGAAGACCAGGATCTCATTCTGGCTCAAATCCAGAAAGCGCAGACTGGAGAGGCCAGAAAACACCCCAACCGGGATGATCTTGAGTCGGTTATTCTTTATTCGAAGCGTCCTGAGATTCTGCAGGCCTTGGAAAGCCTCCACCTCAATCATGGAGATGAGATTATCACTCAGATCCAACTCTTGGAGCTGCGGGAGACCGGAGAACTGGCGGCGCCCGATGGTCTTAATCTTATTGTGGGATAAATCCAAACGCCTGGCATCGCTGGGAAAGCCCTCTGGCACTGAGCTGGAGTGTTTGCCAGAGCAGATCACTTCTTTGGTCTCAGGTCGACACACACAGCGTGGAGGACAGCTCCCTGCAGATGCACCCAGTCCAAACTGGAGCAGGATGCTCCACGCGCCCCATCGGACCACTGACTCCACAAACATCTTACCCCCAGCCTgggaggagacacagagacagaaaagagtgAATCCACTTGAAATAAATACAGTGAAACCTAAAGGAAGATATGATTAGTCGTTAGATTTACCGTTTCAGTCTCAGAGTGCAGATTTTCATAACCAGTGGCCGTCAAGTTAGAGTCAGACTTGAGTTAAGTCCTCTGCAGAGATGTTTTTCAGTCAGTAACATTCCCTTTGGAGAGTCCTGGAAagaacagagcaaagaaaacaagacttAACACAACCTGAGAAACCATGTTTTTCTGTGAGgataccaaaaacaaaaacagctatgTGGTTATCAGCCcccacagagagggaggaaatgtGCCACGGTCGCTGAACTAGACTCCAATTTTtcacagaaacataaaaaagcaAATTTAGAAAAGGAGactgaaataagaaaaacacagtCCTCAGCTTGGTGTTAAAACTTGTATGTGTCCCCTCTAATGGAAAGCTAAGAAAAACCTGATGAATTAAAAACCAGCTTGAAAAACTTTCTGAGCAAGCTTCTCTTCCTGGATGTGAATGATTCATGTGGTACCAGCTGGTCTCATGGAGAAAAGAGATTCAGGgaacacaaataaaagagaaggCAGACGTCTCTAATTGTTCCATGTGACTTGAATTAACTGTTGTAGGAGATGCCGATTAACTCATCCTGTCCAAAACGTCTCCTGACAACAACACGGTCACAAACTGCTGCTAGTGTTGCGTAACCAGCTTCAGCCCCTCCCtgggtttgtgtttttatatttgtcaCTTGAAATGAAGGCAAGCACAGCAAAAGTGCACATTTTTTATGCAGCAGTGTGGAGCGGGTGTCACAGCTTATAAGACCAGCCTACAGCTCTgtccagcagacaacaaaaaccCCAGAAGTCTCACTTACTTAtcctcttaaaggggacatatcacgcttttttcatcaatatatattggtctaagaggtccccaaaacatgtctttaaagtttatgctcaaaaaaaacactttgaaatcagattttggtctgcctgaaaagtcctcttcttcagtcctcctcagaacactctgttttccctctgaccacgccccctcaggaagtggatgtgcctcggccgtccagcacgttgatctaatgtttacatgttggctgaatatacacggctgctcagagatcacgttacttcaaccctctgaatctgatcctgacggagaggcgcctgtagcaggacctttctgaaggattggtcacagatttagtgtttctcgttgttttatttatcagtatgtagacgtgtgtcttggtacacagctacgaacatgtagctatgtggctatgctaactagctctagcacttatccatgataaataaaaatcatccactagatcttcaaatctgcagacgtggggagtaaaaccgacctctgccagaaaggcagcgggaccttttatgaaggattggtcacagatttagtgtttcttgttgttttatttgtcagtatgtcgacgtgtgtcttggtacacagctacagctacagctacagctacagctacagctacagctacgaacatgtagctatgtggctatgctaactagcgctagcacttatccatgataaataaaaatcatccactagatcttcaaatctgcagacgtggggagtaaaaccgacctttgtgtttattaagacagcctacaactagcatgcctccctcctaagctccttgttagcacacaattgtgcaggtaatgaaaaacggaggaggggattcagtattattttatacagtctatgggctgaacaagctccgagctctgactccgtgacagaccggatattgttgttacgtaacaaaaacacggaagtctgaaacggctcgtttcacacacatttacagaaaggtggagaaatcagaacaggggcagaatggatttttttcattctcggggggtttgtagacagggacacatatttcaggtaaagaaccattaaaaagtcaattttgcatgatatgtcacctttaaagactgGAGGAGTACCATTAACAGAACTTAAGACCACAGAAGAGACAGCATGGGTCTTAGTGCCCATCTCAGACGAGGCCTCAGTGGGAAGAGATCTTTGCCCTCTTGGTCGGTCATCTGGATTTAGGCAGAGCCAGAGAAAGCGACCGAGTGACCAGCAGagctccaaacacagacacttcAGGGCGAGTGACGTATATCAACTCGACTTTGTTCACAGATAATCCGACTAGAACACAGGCACtaaaattcagaataaaaaaataaccaatcttgttgctgataatctcatttaCTTTGTAGGTCAGCATCAGAGTGACACTGTTTCAAAGTCAGTGAGAGTCCTCACAGTGACTTCacatggtttgtttttctgtgctttGTTCAGTGTCACACAAAAATCCCTCAATGTACAGAACTTCTTAAATTAGAAACATCTCTGGTTTTGTTTCTATGGGATGATATTCAAAtctttcaaataataataataataataatttatttatattgcacttttcaaaacagggttacaaataagaaagaaactaaaagacagtaaaagagaaatgtgtggaagagaaataaaaggaaataaaacaaacaaaagataaaatattaaaaacaattaaaaattagaactagaaaatataaataaataagagatgaaaaaaaacatataaaatatataaaaacaaattattaaaattattaaaaaatgataaaatcctgcctaaaaaataataaaaacaacaaaggattAAAAGTTTAAACAATCAGAAATATgattaattaaaatatatatatattatcctgtattttatattaaaatataaacatatgaaaatataaaaaatatttaaaattataaaattataaataaatttaagGTCGTATTACTCGTATTAGTAATACaaccttaaaaaataatacaaatgtcTGGGTTAAAACAAgctcaggtgacatctcctgtaaaagcacattgttaaaatgtgttttgaaagaGATTTAAAGTTCAAAAGAATGCAGAGAAttgaaagtaattaaaaaacacaacttttattttgCTTCATACTCATACACAATTATGTCAAATATTTCTATGCAAAGTTGCTGATCTTAATCTCATTTCTAATGTGCAAAAAACACCTTTTATAAATTCAAGTTGGAGTTATAACTAACCAGCTTTCCCAAGACTGACTTCCTTCTGTATTAATGATTCATTAGGATGATCCAGATTTAGGGTTTAAAGTGAAATGCTGAAATGATGTGATAgtttgaaaaaggagaaggaaaTGTAACATGTTTCAGTcccaaaaaaaatatgttaaacctTTTGAAATCTTAAATCCTAAACCTGGAGAGACAAATCAAAActgacctttcaaaataaacagtaaTGGTGTCGATAGTGATGAGCTAACACTTGATGAGAGTAAAAACAAACCCTCACAGTGTTGCAGAAAGAACACAGAGGAGGTCTGCTGAAGTGAATTGTCTTGAGGTGAAATATCACATAAATTATGATcctctttgtcttgttttgacACTTGCATGAACATTTGCCAGATAAgtatttgatatatttatgtatttcctGCAACCGTCACTGAGACCTGCAACAGCATATCTACTAAACACAACTACACTCAAAAGCAACAACTTGAAATACAGCAGCTGCACAGAGcctgcactcacacacagcaaAGTAAAGatatcacattttaaatcttaaaatacGTCCACACTACCTTCATACTTTTCTATCAGATATTCAGCCTGACCTGCAGTAGTGGCTTTCCTCTCCACAGCTGAACAGTTCCCAGTGTGTGGACTCGCCCTCGCTGCAGAGTGGCAGAGTTGTGGACGGTCCCAGAGCTGCAGCGCCTCTGTCTCATCGCTGCTCTTTATGCAAACAGCTCTTATACTGGCTGGCTGTGGGAGCACTGAGTCCCAGCCAACACTTGTGCTCCTAGACTCCCAGGACTGCTGTTAGACTGATACATcagactgcagacacacacacacactggttctGGGTTTTATCACATGCTGGACTTCAGGCATTAACTATTCATTAGGGGGGAGTTTGTCTGACCAGGGTAGTAAAAACTCTGGATTCACTTTCTGTTTTTGAAGGTAAATCTTTACTTTAATGTTGACTAGTTAACACTCAGCCTTTAAATGTGATAATAATGAAACATAATTTGGGGGTGGTAACAATTACATGACATATTTGAAGacttttattatcttttattttgatttgttatGCAAAAGTGAATGAATGCATGTTTATTGCATATTTAACAAAGATTTTAATGCACCTCTTTTATGCATGTTgtggtattattattactatagcTGTTCTTGTATTGTGTAATAGCTCATAATCTGGTACTATAATGACATTGCAAAGTTTTATAGGCACTTTAATACAAATTGAGCCCTTGAATTAAACAAAAGTATTCATTTTGATGGCTTAGTTTTGCTAAACTTGGCTCTGTCAGGCAGTTTTTCAGGCAAATCTTTCTTGGATGGAAACCAAATGTGAAGAATTAGTTATTGGCTGCAAGTATTGCTGCaaaactttcactttctttggcatgcatttaatttgaattgaatATATACAGATAATGCAACTAAACATAAGTCCAATGCAAAGTATGAAACCTGATGTGTTGCACAAAGTTTAcatattttgctcattttcagCTCTAATCCCTTGCTGGATCTTTACCAGAGGTAGACAGTAATGAAGTAAAGTTACTTGAGTACTGCGCATTGCATACTACATAATTTGGGTATCTGTATTTTGCATAAGTATTATTGTTTGGGGAGAAGTATAACTTGTGCTCCATGACATTTGAAAGACAGatatacttttgactccactgaATTTCTATGAATGTTCTCATTGGTGGCTACTTTTTCTCTGAAGTCAGCTCATTAATTAAATGTTCTATTCCAAGATCCGTGTGTAGTCGTGCTGCTGTGCTTGTATGTCGTGCATCTCCATGATTGAATGCAAAACGCAGAGCAAACATCACTCAGATCAAGCGGTTCATTTGGAGGTGATAATGAAAGCTACGGCAGAGAAGCATGACGATTCACCACCTGAGCATGCATGGCCAGATTTTCCTGctcatgtgtgttgttttttaaaatgaagaatgattcaTACACTTTTAAAAGTTTGCTGTTTACCACTTACATCATTTCAATGCCTAACCTGAGAAGGAATGTTGAGATCTGAAGCTAAACATTAGTTTTATTCCAATTGAACAGTTCTTATTCTATGCTTGAGTGTTCCTGTTATAGCTCTTATTGTTTTGGAGCTTCAAATCTGTAAATCTGCAGCAtgtgagtttaaaaatgtaaagaagaaTGTGCAGCCAGGTTTTCatgactgcactcatgcattGTGAGATATGAgatgtttttgaaatgtatttttaaaagcaagcacTCCAGAACTTAAACTTAAGTACCAATCTGACAGAGTAGCTTCCACTTGTGCTGCAGTAGTGTTTGACCAAGAGGGTCTAAGTCACGAGGCTGTGCACTCATCTGTACATGCACAGTCTTTAATACACGAGCGGAGCCCACAATATAAAAGTGTTTATCCCGTGAGCCACCTGATGAGAGACAGAGTCTGGCAGGTGTGTCCGATATCCCCCGGGTGTGGTCTGTCAGTTGCTGGGCcctccagccaatcagagaccaGCATCACTCCTCTTAAGCGCCTCTGCACACATCGTAAAGCCGAAGTCCAGCCAAAGGTCCCGACCCCGGAGGTCACCAACCAGGACCGACCCCGTCAGTCAAATGAAAGAGTGAGGGCCGTGAATGCATTTGTGCTTTCCACATGTATTTCTCACCCTGCGTGGAGCGTAGTCACATGAGGGTCGAGTTACAGTGTTAATTATGCTAACTATTTT
Coding sequences within:
- the lingo4b gene encoding leucine-rich repeat and immunoglobulin-like domain-containing nogo receptor-interacting protein 4b; this translates as MFVESVVRWGAWSILLQFGLGASAGSCPPRCVCRPETKEVICSGKHSSSVPEGFPSDARRLDLSHNKIKTIGRRQFSGLPQLQELDLSDNLISMIEVEAFQGLQNLRTLRIKNNRLKIIPVGVFSGLSSLRFLDLSQNEILVFLDYTFREMGNLQTLEAEENDLVFISQRAFFGLQSLQELNIDRSNLTSVPTEAFSQLQSLVRLRMLRLTITSLSNNAFRRLHRLRSLVIANWPALDTVASNSLIGLNLTSLVISSCNLSVIPYAALRHLVYLRYLDLSYNPITIVQGNLLGDLLRLQELHLAGGSLLRIEPGAFRGLAYFRMLNVTSNQLATLEESVFHSVGNLQVLRLDGNPLACDCRLLWVVRRRLRLNFDGHQPTCSSPDTVRQREFRDFSEKELPRLFTCRPARIMDRRPQEARVEEGTTVLFSCKAEGDPAPDITWISSHRNVVSQTGRIRVLQNGTLEVRFAQVQDSGTYQCLAGNAAGNESLTVGLYVKGLPRNRTIPFLAEEAWAEPSNPQAANSSAQMAKPYPFDAKTLIIATTMGFLSFLSSVAICFVFMFFWSQSKGQIKHTATIDFVPRSSMGGGGDGGDGGRFTMKLI